The region ATAGTTCGACTGGTGCAGTGATCCTGGTCAAGAATACATATTGCATAGGCCGAAAACGCTTCTCGCTATCTGTTACGTACTTTGCGATGAATCAGATTGCGATATACCAGTTCCTTAGCTGAAGGGCCCGGAAGGAAGTCGGAGATATGCAAGCAACAAAGCTACTGTTCCCAGTTTTTCACACCCCGTAACATAGGCATTAAGATTtttcggaaagtatgtaacagataGAAGGAAACCCCATGAAGTATATGTATTCTGTATCAGGATCTCTAGCCGAGtctatctagccatgtccgtctatccaTTAGACCTATTAATCTCTGAGATATCGGAcctataagagctagaggaTTCCTGGTCTTCCTCCGTAGCTTCTGCAGtgagccacgcccactctagcGTCATTCATATTTGTCAATGCATTTTCCACTGATAGCGaacaaattgttttcaaatcataaaaaatgttcatgtttttttctctattttttgagagtataaacgctgagatcttggaaactataatgGCTAGAAAGTTCGGATTAGGCATGCAGACTCTATAGATTCATTCGCAGGCTCCCACGCCCACCCTAACGCCCAGAGCTCTTACATCATTAAAAATCTTGAAAGTCTAAACGGAACTTTAATAAGCTAATGGAGGAATCGCTGTCTTGAGAATAGTCTCATTgctgccagtaaaatggtttATCTAAATTAAGGGGAGATATTATAGTTACAAACTAGAACATAAATCACCTTTATTGGTTAAACGTAactcaaaatataattaaaaaaattaaaaaaaagtcttaaaaaatatgttgtttTGTATTGTAATTTTTGCAATTATGTTACGTTATTGAAAGCGAACAATTACCTTATAAACATTATAGGCATTGATCGTAGCATCGAAGATCGTGTAGAGATCGTTGAGCAAATCTACAACCTGTACAGGACTGCAATGTGCGGCGATTGTTGTAAAACCAACGATGTCGCTAAAGTATATGGTCACGTCGGAAAATTCTTCCGGGTCGACTGCCAAGCCCATCTTTAATTTCTCAGCAACCGAGCTGCACGGAACATTTTAATAGATATTTTTATACTGATAAATTGCACAATGGCTGGATCTTACCTTGGCAACATGCGATTCAGCAGCTGCTCAGTCTTCTTTCGTTCCACGTCCAGTTGTTCGGTGCGTTCCCGAATCAACTCCTCCAGATTGTTTGAGTATTTCTCGAGCATTTGAAACATTGTGTCAACAAAGTTTACCTTCCGACCATGGTTCAACATCTTAAAGCGCTCGTAAACGCTTTGGGGCGAGaatcaaatataataataaaaatgtattggcaaattgaatgcaaaatatatttccCGATTTCTCAATTTTCACccaaataatcaaaacaatcATAAGTCGAGTGCTAAATCGAGACTACCAAAAAGTTAGTGGGAGCGAATGGAGATGTAGATTTGTAGCCTTTATCCCAATGCTACAAGTTATAACTCATCTTTAATACACACACAATAAGCTATTATAATATTGTTATCGATAAAAGTGGAACACAACTTTTTTATGTGTGAATACATGTTATGAtaatgattatttaaaaacttttcccggaagaaaaattgatttaaCTCTTGAACTTTTTCGagcaataattttttacaactttCAACGTGGTTTATCACGAAAAGAGTGCATTGATGAATCTTTTTTTTGGGGATGAAGCACCATCATATAGTACTGCAAACGATCATAAGGCTTAAGTCTGTCCACATAACAATTTGTTGAATTCGCGTCTAGGTATCCATTTCTCCTTTTCTCCCATTTGCTGAGTAAGGATATCTAATGGCCGAAGAACTCGATTAAAGGGTTCTTCCCTGCTtgattaaatagtttttattaccAAGTAACGTATTAGTTGTCGATTTAAACGAAAAAAACATTAGTTTCACAACGCTGCCTAAAAGTATAGGCAGTAAATTTAAAGGACAAGCGTAAAGCTGTATCCGCCCTAGCAGTGCGAAGctacaattaattttttgtaatttattagAAGGGATTACATTAGGGGgattatcttttattttaaaaaaagatttactGTTTTTAAATGCAACTAGTAGAAGTAAGTTCCAGTTCATCTTTTAGAGCGTTGTCATAAGTTCGTCACCATACCCTACAACTTTTGAAAgcgtataaaaaataaagttatttgcCCAGAGCTTTAGGATGTAATACCATTATAAATTTaccatgaaatttttacagaaatattttcaatatatatatgtaagcAACTTTCTGCTAttgaactttttaaaaaggttttttgtAGAAGAgtgagtttaaaaaaacacacattCATCAATATGTCGtataaaatctttataaaatttcGAAATCTACTATCGGCATAACCCACCCTCCCTCAAATTTTCCGTGACGATATTTTACACTATTCTTTGAGTTCTATAACTTCAAACAAGGCCTATTACTTACGAGTTGAAATCGGGACGCATGTCGGGCTGCTCGGCCCAGCACTGGCGCATAATATTTATTGCCTCCGGCGGAGCTGCCCCCTTGGAGACAGAAGGCCGAATTAAAGGAGGAGGTTTCTTGATTTTGGCTATTATTTCTTCCGGAGCCAGGGAGAGCATACAGTAGGGTTCTCCCCTCACTACCACCTCCTGCATGATAATTCCGAAAGAGTAGACGTCTCCGAGTTGGGTCCCCAACTGAATACGTCCGTGctgatggtggtggtggtgatgcTGCTGGAAGTGCTTCATGCTCCGAAGGAGTTCGGGAGCTGTCCACAACAGTTCTTTGGCGCTCCTGGGCCTTGGGGGCAGTCCCTGCGATTCGTAAAAAGAGTTCAAGCCGTAGTCGGTGATCTTCAAGACCCATCTTGCGTCCACGACACAGTTCCTAGAGGTCAAAGCACCATGAACCCTCAAAGGAGACGTGTGTAGGTATCGCATGCCCCTCACCAGGTCAGTGAGTAAGCTCAACCGGAATGACCAGTCCAGTTTGATCTCGTCCATGATAAGCACATCCTGCAGCGATCCCCTTGAGCAGTAATCGAAAACCATGGCTGTGCGATTGGGATCTGACAGCCATCCAATTAATGGGTTGATATTTTCATGCCTAAGGCCATGGGCCATCACGAGTAGATCCATTGCTTTGGTGCGCAACTCCGAGGAACTGTTTATATGAACTTCCTTGAGCTGCACGAGATCACCATTATATCGAGCTCTCATGTCCAGATGGGCGGGATTGTGCCTGGCCAAACTGCCCGTGGCGGAGGATGCGCTTTTCCCATTCGCTGCGGCTGCGATGGCTCCAGCTGAACTTCCCGGAGCAGCTGCACCCGGTATTACGAATCCTAAATTTTTTAGGGATCCAATGGAGCCTTTGAGGAGATCCGGTTTATCTACTTCAGGCCCACCAAactcctgcagctgctgcagccaACAACAAAGCATGGCCTCTATGCCCTCATCGACCTAAAATCCGAGGGAATATGTTGTTGATAAAGTGAATGGAGGATGTCGAATAGGCTTGTGTGCTTACCCTTCGAGAATCCACCGGAAAAACGAAGTCGCTGGCGGAAAGCACTATCTTGTTGGGTCCTTTGGAGAGACGCTTACGTAAAAAGTAATTCCTGTACgagataaaataatatggaattAACAGCTTgttgaacatttttcaatcTAACATTATTTAATGCATAGCTGAACTGTTGAAAGTTCAGAATTAATTGTTTCctatacatttaaaaagagCTTTGACTTGTTTTCAACTTTTGTAATATTAATAAGGTAATATAATAACTAAACAGGGTAAACTGTTTATACGAAAGTTCTGAAACGCTTCCTACTCTTACaaactttccgacgaatctggGGACAAAGGGTATAGTAATAGAGCAATAGATGTTAACTTCTACTCTTAATAGTAtcattcttttaatatttcataatttcaaGTAAAACTTAAAAGAATCGAACGACTTTGTAGCCGTAGCCATTGGACCGATCTGCTAATTTATgtcaaaaatatatcaaaggAAAACATCTCCTAACGGGGTAAAAATCTGGAGATGATTGCATCTTCAACAAGGGCCCTAAATAACGGTTTTGGACAAACTTAATAATCAAATACTTATTGTCAATTCCATTCTACTGTGCAAGCTctacaattgaaaaatgtcCAGCTTATCAGCAGTTCCTTGTTATAAGATTTCGAGAATAAAAGGTATCGGCGCGGCAAGCGCCACTGAAACGCTTCTTCAAGCATTCACGCGGTGACACGCTGTGTCAGTGTGCGGGTACTTTAAACCTTGGCCACCGGCCGAAACAGATcacattttttacaattttacatGCGCTTATAAAACGAGCaacgggtataaatatataaacagttttgttttgttgtttcgtcGATGTTTTTCTAGGAATAGTTGCTAATTCTGAGGTTGTCCCGTCCGAAGGCTGTATACTTAATTGTCTATCTACTTACCTCATAGCAATCCCTGCAGCCACAATACCCGCCACAATAACGACAAGTAGGAACACACAGATCGCCGCGATGGTCCAGCAGATGGCGCCACACTGCCACAAAAGGACGCTGCTGACCAGCAGCCACTCGTCGTATCCTGGTTGTACGGAGTGGGTAATGTAGGAGTCACTCGCTCCGCCCCCTGGCCCACGCTTACGACTCCCCCTTTCTCTCTCCAGGATGAGCAGAGGTCGCCACTTGTATGCGGTTGTATTGACATCCCAAACGATGTCCAGCACCACGAAATCGTATTTGGGACTCGCATCCAGTGTATTCGATTGGGTGGCAGTATCTACAACCGTATCATAGAGTGGAAGGAGGTTGCGATACGGGTACAGTTTTTCCAGGCTGGCATTGCGATGGCCACTGGGCGGTGGTGCCGTGATGTTTCGATTTTCAACATTTCCGAGGGGCGGGCGAAAACTCTGCATTGTTGCCATCAGCCCGGCCGCATTCAGAAAGTGTCGATGTCTATCGCTTAGCAGAGTCAGCACCAACAGATTGCTGCGGACCATTCCGGCCGAATAGGACGAGTTGCCTCCGAAGCTGCCCTTTCCTGACCCACTGATCCGTGCCAAACATTTGTAGAACCCATGCTGGATGTCCAACGAGCTGGCCGCCATGTCGATAAGCAGAATTTTGGTGTTCTGTCTGGAGGGCCCCGAATCCACCGCATCCTTCTGGGCCTGCTTCGCCCACGCCACCTCAATGCTGGTAAGCATACGTATGGCACTCGCATCGTTCAGCGGGGCAGTGATAATGATGGCTGAAAGCGAACCAAAGTGCAATAAGCATTTGTCGCAGGGAGGTGTCAAAACTTCGGAAACCCGAAATTTAGACACCTTTTCAGGTTTAGTTATTTCCAAAGTTAAGGTCAAACGACTtagcatttttttataaatcaaacagattttttgtacattttcgATTAGTGTGAAACATTGGTTTACAAATAGTTTCTATTCAACAAATAAGTAAACACTTGTATCAGGATTAAGGATGAAGAcagcttaattaaaaaaacaaaaattgaagTCAATTGGACTACAGGAGCTGAAGAATGGATGTatcaaaagtttaaaaaaatgctacataaaattgtaattttaaaaatgtctgCTTTTGGCTCACGGCAGAATTACCAGGGACCAACCAAAGCAATACTCACCTTTGCCCGGGTTATCCTTTGAATGCAGGTCACGTATTGTCCTGCGAATCTCAATGCGATACGGTAC is a window of Drosophila biarmipes strain raj3 chromosome 3R, RU_DBia_V1.1, whole genome shotgun sequence DNA encoding:
- the LOC108024967 gene encoding uncharacterized protein LOC108024967 isoform X3 — its product is MDVDPPSQPRQQHSEQQRREQDPLRHHLQDSKSKQLSAGDGAFSGHCHQVAEKLALDFNKTVVLWPCPRMKISSNFLPSLESISLAVQSISTKLNWSQVDIYVGDDNWGLGLALAANLHVPYRIEIRRTIRDLHSKDNPGKAIIITAPLNDASAIRMLTSIEVAWAKQAQKDAVDSGPSRQNTKILLIDMAASSLDIQHGFYKCLARISGSGKGSFGGNSSYSAGMVRSNLLVLTLLSDRHRHFLNAAGLMATMQSFRPPLGNVENRNITAPPPSGHRNASLEKLYPYRNLLPLYDTVVDTATQSNTLDASPKYDFVVLDIVWDVNTTAYKWRPLLILERERGSRKRGPGGGASDSYITHSVQPGYDEWLLVSSVLLWQCGAICWTIAAICVFLLVVIVAGIVAAGIAMRNYFLRKRLSKGPNKIVLSASDFVFPVDSRRVDEGIEAMLCCWLQQLQEFGGPEVDKPDLLKGSIGSLKNLGFVIPGAAAPGSSAGAIAAAANGKSASSATGSLARHNPAHLDMRARYNGDLVQLKEVHINSSSELRTKAMDLLVMAHGLRHENINPLIGWLSDPNRTAMVFDYCSRGSLQDVLIMDEIKLDWSFRLSLLTDLVRGMRYLHTSPLRVHGALTSRNCVVDARWVLKITDYGLNSFYESQGLPPRPRSAKELLWTAPELLRSMKHFQQHHHHHHQHGRIQLGTQLGDVYSFGIIMQEVVVRGEPYCMLSLAPEEIIAKIKKPPPLIRPSVSKGAAPPEAINIMRQCWAEQPDMRPDFNSVYERFKMLNHGRKVNFVDTMFQMLEKYSNNLEELIRERTEQLDVERKKTEQLLNRMLPSSVAEKLKMGLAVDPEEFSDVTIYFSDIVGFTTIAAHCSPVQVVDLLNDLYTIFDATINAYNVYKVETIGDAYMVVSGLPVKIPDHAEQIATMALDLLHQSGRFNVKHLPGVPLQLRIGLHTGPCCAGVVGLTMPRYCLFGDTVNTASRMESTGSSWRIHMSQETRDRLENRGGYAIEPRGLIDIKGKGMMNTFWLLGKKGFDKPLPVPPPIGESHGLDESLIRNSITLKAQANKSRTSTNPSSSQSSSLAGESVEVKVEITPPTNADLGSGANLPNSYSLDSNSTNTISPNATLCPEFPGKVTPNSTSPQSRKLSELTPDNLLNPNSFNRLPNSAGGSSSRLYKKIEEMMDLSSPYNHYKCLSPSESNLTQFYDGKYLYGSAGGGGSGQGAGGTGPSMVGTGSGCGGGAARFDSKPGSSRLLRRQFSLDRDDQHSKGEQQHHQHSLQASTYAALVGVGGGVVKSSMLDIPLLHDTSRSPKGTLTRAHKQNSASITQDLEKIEEIPLSPASSQHHSSLDSNLNRSPPSTLEAQSPPLPPMSPPQISAPTSPAPSRTLNGMYAHCNNSANNSDFQSQAAANNNNGTHPGPELTLNVDQLLSR
- the LOC108024967 gene encoding uncharacterized protein LOC108024967 isoform X4; the protein is MKLTVCQIAKLFLLSTAFFFLNSPSAALLALGSSPTSSSSSSLSSFRPEAAGVLVLPAAKTASDFAAPPATKSVAASRPSSATAAAAATTLGSNSNSIWPTATQAQSPRDAREAERQRRQKQQPATQQQQQQRPVKRQQQQQEERHPSQRMAVLIPPSLQVDVTHVQQGFQHFLDFFHLHLPNVSVDFLRDVDLSSFIKLLELPKYTSVVRTLNAGIDVDTDVKLDLNVDVNKVQGGAGAWSSYASMDVDPPSQPRQQHSEQQRREQDPLRHHLQDSKSKQLSAGDGAFSGHCHQVAEKLALDFNKTVVLWPCPRMKISSNFLPSLESISLAVQSISTKLNWSQVDIYVGDDNWGLGLALAANLHVPYRIEIRRTIRDLHSKDNPGKAIIITAPLNDASAIRMLTSIEVAWAKQAQKDAVDSGPSRQNTKILLIDMAASSLDIQHGFYKCLARISGSGKGSFGGNSSYSAGMVRSNLLVLTLLSDRHRHFLNAAGLMATMQSFRPPLGNVENRNITAPPPSGHRNASLEKLYPYRNLLPLYDTVVDTATQSNTLDASPKYDFVVLDIVWDVNTTAYKWRPLLILERERGSRKRGPGGGASDSYITHSVQPGYDEWLLVSSVLLWQCGAICWTIAAICVFLLVVIVAGIVAAGIAMRNYFLRKRLSKGPNKIVLSASDFVFPVDSRRVDEGIEAMLCCWLQQLQEFGGPEVDKPDLLKGSIGSLKNLGFVIPGAAAPGSSAGAIAAAANGKSASSATGSLARHNPAHLDMRARYNGDLVQLKEVHINSSSELRTKAMDLLVMAHGLRHENINPLIGWLSDPNRTAMVFDYCSRGSLQDVLIMDEIKLDWSFRLSLLTDLVRGMRYLHTSPLRVHGALTSRNCVVDARWVLKITDYGLNSFYESQGLPPRPRSAKELLWTAPELLRSMKHFQQHHHHHHQHGRIQLGTQLGDVYSFGIIMQEVVVRGEPYCMLSLAPEEIIAKIKKPPPLIRPSVSKGAAPPEAINIMRQCWAEQPDMRPDFNSVYERFKMLNHGRKVNFVDTMFQMLEKYSNNLEELIRERTEQLDVERKKTEQLLNRMLPRLRQ
- the LOC108024967 gene encoding uncharacterized protein LOC108024967 isoform X5, giving the protein MKLTVCQIAKLFLLSTAFFFLNSPSAALLALGSSPTSSSSSSLSSFRPEAAGVLVLPAAKTASDFAAPPATKSVAASRPSSATAAAAATTLGSNSNSIWPTATQAQSPRDAREAERQRRQKQQPATQQQQQQRPVKRQQQQQEERHPSQRMAVLIPPSLQVDVTHVQQGFQHFLDFFHLHLPNVSVDFLRDVDLSSFIKLLELPKYTSVVRTLNAGIDVDTDVKLDLNVDVNKVQGGAGAWSSYASMDVDPPSQPRQQHSEQQRREQDPLRHHLQDSKSKQLSAGDGAFSGHCHQVAEKLALDFNKTVVLWPCPRMKISSNFLPSLESISLAVQSISTKLNWSQVDIYVGDDNWGLGLALAANLHVPYRIEIRRTIRDLHSKDNPGKAIIITAPLNDASAIRMLTSIEVAWAKQAQKDAVDSGPSRQNTKILLIDMAASSLDIQHGFYKCLARISGSGKGSFGGNSSYSAGMVRSNLLVLTLLSDRHRHFLNAAGLMATMQSFRPPLGNVENRNITAPPPSGHRNASLEKLYPYRNLLPLYDTVVDTATQSNTLDASPKYDFVVLDIVWDVNTTAYKWRPLLILERERGSRKRGPGGGASDSYITHSVQPGYDEWLLVSSVLLWQCGAICWTIAAICVFLLVVIVAGIVAAGIAMRNYFLRKRLSKGPNKIVLSASDFVFPVDSRRVDEGIEAMLCCWLQQLQEFGGPEVDKPDLLKGSIGSLKNLGFVIPGAAAPGSSAGAIAAAANGKSASSATGSLARHNPAHLDMRARYNGDLVQLKEVHINSSSELRTKAMDLLVMAHGLRHENINPLIGWLSDPNRTAMVFDYCSRGSLQDVLIMDEIKLDWSFRLSLLTDLELCRGRKMGLEDHRLRLELFLRIAGTAPKAQERQRTVVDSSRTPSEHEALPAASPPPPSARTYSVGDPTRRRLLFRNYHAGGGSEGRTLLYALPGSGRNNSQNQETSSFNSAFCLQGGSSAGGNKYYAPVLGRAARHASRFQLRLRAL